In one Thermosipho ferrireducens genomic region, the following are encoded:
- a CDS encoding DUF503 domain-containing protein, translating to MVVGFIKIKIRIFGINSLKEKRSLVKRILNSVRSHFNVSAIEGDMQDSKQYICLGISMVNLNYDLIYNTMEKIENFLETQYTVEDVIREVYG from the coding sequence ATGGTTGTGGGATTTATAAAGATAAAGATTCGTATATTTGGCATAAATTCTTTGAAAGAAAAACGTTCGCTCGTAAAAAGAATTTTAAATAGTGTTAGATCACATTTCAACGTTTCGGCTATCGAAGGTGATATGCAGGATTCAAAACAGTACATTTGCCTGGGAATTTCTATGGTCAATCTAAATTATGATTTAATTTATAATACCATGGAAAAAATCGAGAATTTTCTGGAAACCCAATACACAGTAGAAGACGTTATAAGGGAGGTATATGGGTGA
- the yqeK gene encoding bis(5'-nucleosyl)-tetraphosphatase (symmetrical) YqeK: MIEIPIAKIEKIKNYAQIMVSKKRMPHVIGTVKFATTLARIHGFNENVAEFMGYAHDLFREVDWSKLLKIAKIYGIKTNIQDKVRPVLLHGKIAALFIKKRFKIEEEDILSGISYHTSGYKDFGTYGKILFLADSLEETRIYPKIDELRLLAYKDLDMAFYEVLRNKISYAVSRDLLVLPETVEAWNESVIKRNM; the protein is encoded by the coding sequence GTGATTGAAATACCAATAGCAAAAATAGAAAAAATAAAAAATTATGCCCAAATTATGGTTTCCAAAAAACGAATGCCACATGTTATTGGTACCGTTAAGTTTGCCACTACACTTGCAAGAATTCACGGATTTAACGAAAATGTAGCGGAGTTTATGGGTTATGCGCACGATCTGTTTAGAGAGGTTGATTGGTCTAAACTTTTAAAAATAGCAAAAATTTATGGAATAAAAACAAACATTCAGGATAAAGTTCGACCAGTTTTATTACATGGAAAGATAGCAGCGCTCTTTATTAAAAAAAGATTCAAAATAGAAGAGGAAGATATCCTGTCTGGAATATCTTATCATACCTCAGGGTATAAAGATTTTGGAACTTACGGAAAAATTCTTTTTTTAGCAGATTCGCTGGAAGAAACTCGAATATATCCTAAAATAGACGAACTAAGACTGCTCGCTTACAAAGACCTGGACATGGCCTTCTATGAAGTTTTGAGAAACAAAATTTCTTACGCTGTTTCAAGGGATCTCTTAGTATTACCGGAAACCGTTGAAGCCTGGAATGAGTCAGTAATAAAAAGAAATATGTAA
- the murD gene encoding UDP-N-acetylmuramoyl-L-alanine--D-glutamate ligase — MKYSLLGFGLSNKEILKYLLGKKVEIFVSEAKKLKDSDRKFLIKHGIDFEELGHTNKVLNADIILVSPGIIYNHPIIENALKENIKISTELSFCINELKNTGWSPKIIAVTGSVGKSTTVSIINHVLLKQTSSTIGGNIGIPVSTLLNNNIRTEYLVLEVSSFQLYWSDYFKPDVAAILNIYPNHLNWHPDMEHYVMSKFKITAFQNRNDIFVYNAYDPEIFKKLSIVKAKKIPFYPELEFSNLPPHLRYKQNIENITAAKVIIESIGFKFNIDYLKDFKNLPHRMEYVSEINGIKFFNDSKATNAAAVIKAIENFDENLLLILAGVGKNEDYTELVNTIKNHAKFVTIVGPIAKNLKPYLENIGIFYKEFPDIEKAVNFCFQNAQKGDVILLSPAGASFDAYKNFEERGAHFKKIVESLKEAEF, encoded by the coding sequence ATGAAATATTCCCTGCTTGGTTTTGGGCTTAGTAATAAAGAAATTCTTAAGTATCTTTTGGGAAAAAAAGTAGAAATTTTCGTCAGCGAAGCGAAAAAATTAAAAGATTCAGATAGAAAATTTTTAATAAAACATGGAATCGACTTTGAAGAGCTGGGACACACCAATAAAGTGTTAAATGCAGATATTATTTTGGTAAGTCCAGGGATTATATACAACCATCCAATAATTGAAAATGCATTAAAAGAAAACATTAAAATCTCTACAGAATTGTCTTTCTGTATCAATGAACTAAAAAATACAGGTTGGTCACCGAAAATCATAGCAGTAACTGGCTCTGTAGGTAAGAGCACAACTGTTTCTATAATTAATCATGTTCTATTAAAGCAAACATCTTCTACTATAGGAGGTAATATTGGAATACCTGTTTCAACACTTTTGAATAACAACATAAGAACAGAATACCTTGTATTAGAAGTAAGTAGTTTTCAACTTTACTGGTCAGATTATTTCAAGCCAGATGTCGCTGCCATTTTAAATATATACCCGAATCATCTAAATTGGCATCCCGATATGGAACATTATGTAATGTCAAAGTTCAAAATTACTGCTTTTCAGAATAGAAATGACATATTTGTTTACAACGCATATGATCCTGAAATTTTCAAAAAATTATCAATTGTTAAAGCAAAAAAAATTCCATTCTATCCTGAACTTGAATTCTCCAACTTACCTCCTCATTTACGTTACAAACAAAACATAGAAAATATCACTGCTGCAAAGGTAATAATAGAAAGTATTGGGTTCAAATTTAACATAGACTATTTAAAAGACTTTAAGAATCTTCCGCACCGTATGGAGTATGTTTCGGAAATTAACGGTATAAAATTTTTTAATGATTCTAAAGCAACAAACGCCGCTGCAGTTATAAAAGCTATAGAAAATTTTGATGAAAATCTTCTTTTAATACTTGCTGGCGTAGGTAAAAATGAAGACTACACCGAACTCGTTAATACAATTAAAAACCATGCAAAATTCGTAACTATTGTTGGTCCCATTGCAAAAAATTTGAAACCCTATCTGGAGAACATTGGAATATTTTATAAAGAATTCCCCGATATAGAAAAAGCTGTAAATTTTTGTTTTCAAAACGCTCAAAAAGGTGACGTAATACTTTTAAGCCCTGCTGGCGCAAGTTTTGATGCTTACAAAAATTTTGAGGAACGAGGAGCCCATTTTAAAAAAATTGTTGAAAGTCTTAAGGAGGCGGAATTTTGA
- the lepA gene encoding translation elongation factor 4 produces the protein MKNIKNICIIAHIDHGKTTLSDRILEITGAIEPRKMREQYLDSMDIERERGITIKSHPLRVFYKSKKGELYEINIVDTPGHVDFTYEVDRSMAAVEGAILLVDATQGVQAQTVANTYKALEHDLEIIPVINKIDLPNANIEETESEIEDLIGIPRDEIHKISAKEGTGVEELLELILEKIPAPTGNESNKLKALIFDAKYDKYRGVIIYVRVFDGIVKPGDKIMIFSNRQTYEVSEVGAFTPEMTPTKSLKAGDIGYIIAGIKEVSLARVGDTITSAIEPIETPLPGYQEIKPMVYAGMYPGVPEYYEELRKALEKLKLNDSALVYKPDHSPALGFGFRCGFLGLLHMDVVKERLTREFDMTVILTAPNVEYKIILKDGTEILINDPAKFPEEGEIQEIYEPYIKLSIITPPEYIGKLMNLVQTERRGVMISTENAGHERVVLIFEVPLAEIVFDFFDRMKAVSRGYASMDYEFIGYRKSDLVKVAVLVNKEPVDALSIIAHKSKAYTVARKLVDKLAELIPQHQFEIPIQAKAGGRIIARSTIKALRKDVLAKCYGGDVTRKMKLLEKQKEGKKRMREIGRVSIPQEAFLAMLRIGDEDN, from the coding sequence TTGAAAAACATTAAAAATATATGCATTATCGCACATATAGATCACGGGAAAACTACTCTCAGTGACAGAATTCTGGAAATCACAGGTGCAATAGAACCTCGTAAAATGCGTGAGCAATACTTAGATAGTATGGATATAGAAAGGGAAAGAGGTATAACCATAAAATCACATCCACTTCGTGTTTTTTATAAATCAAAGAAGGGAGAGTTGTACGAAATAAATATAGTGGATACACCTGGACACGTGGACTTCACTTACGAAGTCGACCGAAGTATGGCTGCAGTCGAAGGTGCTATCCTCCTTGTTGATGCCACACAAGGTGTGCAGGCACAGACAGTTGCAAATACATATAAAGCTCTGGAACATGACCTTGAAATTATTCCAGTGATTAATAAAATAGATCTTCCAAATGCAAACATAGAAGAGACAGAATCAGAGATAGAAGATCTTATAGGAATTCCAAGAGATGAAATCCATAAAATTAGCGCAAAAGAAGGAACTGGCGTAGAAGAACTTCTCGAACTAATTTTAGAAAAAATACCTGCACCAACAGGTAACGAATCAAATAAACTTAAAGCACTAATATTTGATGCAAAATATGATAAATATAGGGGAGTTATTATATATGTCCGCGTTTTTGATGGAATTGTAAAACCTGGAGACAAAATAATGATTTTTTCAAATCGCCAGACATACGAAGTAAGTGAAGTTGGCGCCTTTACTCCTGAAATGACTCCTACCAAATCTCTCAAAGCTGGAGATATAGGATACATAATAGCAGGAATAAAAGAAGTTTCTCTCGCACGTGTTGGTGATACTATAACAAGTGCGATTGAACCAATTGAAACACCACTACCAGGTTATCAGGAGATAAAACCAATGGTTTATGCAGGAATGTACCCAGGTGTACCTGAATATTACGAAGAACTCAGAAAGGCTCTGGAAAAACTCAAACTCAACGACTCAGCATTAGTTTATAAGCCTGATCATTCTCCAGCGCTGGGATTTGGATTTCGCTGCGGTTTTTTAGGGTTATTACATATGGATGTTGTAAAAGAAAGACTAACAAGAGAATTTGATATGACAGTAATACTAACTGCTCCTAATGTTGAATATAAAATTATCTTGAAAGATGGAACTGAAATTTTAATAAATGATCCCGCCAAGTTTCCAGAAGAAGGTGAAATTCAGGAAATCTATGAACCATATATAAAACTTTCAATTATAACCCCGCCAGAATACATAGGAAAACTTATGAATCTTGTCCAGACTGAAAGACGCGGTGTTATGATTTCCACGGAAAACGCCGGGCATGAAAGAGTCGTATTAATTTTTGAAGTTCCTCTTGCAGAAATCGTTTTCGATTTCTTTGATAGGATGAAAGCCGTAAGTCGAGGATACGCTTCAATGGATTATGAATTCATAGGATACAGAAAAAGCGATCTCGTAAAGGTCGCCGTACTGGTCAACAAAGAACCTGTAGATGCTCTTTCTATCATTGCCCACAAAAGCAAAGCTTATACAGTTGCCCGTAAACTTGTTGATAAACTTGCCGAACTAATCCCACAACATCAGTTTGAAATTCCTATTCAGGCAAAAGCCGGAGGAAGAATTATTGCGCGTTCCACCATAAAGGCCCTAAGAAAAGATGTACTTGCTAAATGTTACGGTGGTGATGTTACAAGAAAAATGAAACTTCTTGAAAAACAAAAAGAAGGTAAAAAACGCATGAGAGAAATTGGACGAGTGAGTATTCCTCAAGAAGCTTTTCTCGCTATGTTAAGAATAGGAGATGAAGACAATTGA
- a CDS encoding phospholipase D-like domain-containing protein, which produces MIRFYTLSICIMLTYLLTAQVYFTEYGPLTNLIVSFIESSKKFLYISSYSISEPDVINAIKSAIKKDVDVKIISEKPVPELGKFVKIDMEKSLHHAKFMVNENGILFGSANFTESGLITGFNDILVMSKYQQNLKNFFESLWFEKETVLPFPFIVTSANNMENYILTEISKAKKRILLAVYAFTNPKIYTLLKYKESSGLDVKIVTDKWFKNSPLEKFPNGNVKIISNPMLHHKFIIIDDKIIVGSANYTISGLTRNLEIIYKTNNYLNEYLKIFQFLWRYNNGNDSIEN; this is translated from the coding sequence TTGATACGTTTTTATACACTTTCTATATGCATAATGTTAACATATCTTCTAACAGCTCAGGTTTATTTCACAGAATATGGTCCTTTAACTAATTTAATAGTTTCCTTTATTGAAAGCTCGAAAAAATTTCTCTATATATCCTCATATAGTATTTCTGAACCAGATGTTATTAACGCCATAAAAAGCGCCATTAAAAAAGATGTAGATGTAAAAATAATCTCTGAAAAGCCTGTACCAGAACTTGGAAAGTTTGTAAAAATAGATATGGAAAAAAGTTTGCACCATGCAAAATTTATGGTCAACGAAAATGGCATTCTGTTTGGCTCAGCTAATTTCACAGAAAGTGGTTTGATAACAGGGTTTAATGATATCCTGGTTATGAGTAAATACCAGCAAAATCTTAAAAACTTTTTCGAAAGTCTATGGTTTGAAAAAGAAACAGTACTACCTTTTCCATTTATTGTAACAAGTGCGAATAATATGGAAAATTACATTTTAACTGAAATATCAAAAGCAAAAAAAAGAATACTTCTTGCAGTTTATGCATTTACAAATCCCAAAATCTACACATTACTTAAGTACAAAGAATCTTCAGGGTTAGATGTGAAAATAGTTACCGACAAATGGTTTAAAAACTCACCACTGGAAAAGTTCCCTAATGGAAACGTTAAAATAATTTCAAATCCAATGCTTCACCATAAATTTATAATTATAGATGATAAAATCATTGTTGGCTCAGCTAATTACACTATAAGTGGTTTAACAAGGAACCTTGAAATAATTTACAAAACAAATAACTACTTAAACGAATATCTAAAGATTTTCCAATTTTTGTGGAGGTACAATAATGGAAACGATAGTATTGAAAATTAA
- a CDS encoding L-threonylcarbamoyladenylate synthase, producing METIVLKINPAHDFDITIPCEILKTGGLVAFPTETVYGLGATIYEQKAISKIFTVKGRPQDNPLIIHVGNINQLEKVGFLEKKYRKIVEKLTPGPITFVVKRKEIVPDIATAGLPTVGIRIPAHPVAQKLCLCAGPIAAPSANISGKPSPTDGKAVIEDLMNKIECIIDSGETPFGIESSIIDISKDKPILLRPGPITIETLKELFDDLEVPEFVKKAKSVTTPEAPGMKYRHYAPEKPLYLIENEKDIIDKINDLNAVVICPEEHAHLYPKNKVVILGSLKKPYTIAQNLFKTLRKIDKLDCDLAFVEAFEERGILFSVMNRLKKAAKKWG from the coding sequence ATGGAAACGATAGTATTGAAAATTAATCCAGCACATGACTTTGACATAACTATTCCATGTGAAATCCTAAAAACCGGGGGATTAGTTGCTTTTCCAACTGAAACTGTCTATGGATTGGGAGCCACCATTTATGAACAAAAAGCAATCTCAAAAATTTTTACAGTAAAAGGTCGACCACAAGATAATCCATTAATAATACATGTGGGAAATATTAACCAATTAGAAAAAGTCGGGTTTCTTGAAAAAAAATATCGAAAAATCGTGGAAAAATTAACCCCGGGTCCTATCACTTTTGTGGTAAAAAGAAAAGAAATTGTACCTGACATCGCAACTGCCGGATTGCCAACTGTTGGCATTAGAATTCCAGCTCATCCTGTCGCTCAGAAACTCTGCTTATGTGCAGGGCCAATTGCTGCACCAAGTGCAAATATTTCTGGAAAACCAAGCCCAACTGATGGTAAAGCTGTAATAGAAGATTTGATGAACAAAATAGAATGTATCATAGACTCCGGTGAAACTCCTTTTGGAATAGAATCATCTATTATAGACATTTCAAAAGATAAACCAATATTACTTCGACCAGGTCCAATAACTATAGAAACATTGAAAGAATTGTTCGACGATCTTGAAGTACCCGAATTTGTAAAAAAAGCTAAAAGCGTAACAACCCCAGAAGCACCTGGTATGAAATACAGACACTATGCCCCAGAAAAACCGCTATATTTAATAGAAAACGAGAAAGATATTATTGACAAAATAAATGACTTAAACGCTGTTGTCATCTGTCCAGAAGAACATGCACACTTATATCCAAAAAATAAAGTAGTAATTCTGGGGTCATTAAAAAAACCATATACAATTGCCCAAAATCTTTTTAAAACACTGCGAAAAATAGATAAGCTGGATTGTGATTTAGCATTTGTCGAAGCATTTGAAGAACGTGGTATACTATTTTCTGTAATGAATCGATTAAAAAAAGCAGCTAAAAAATGGGGGTGA
- a CDS encoding tRNA (adenine-N1)-methyltransferase, whose product MIKEGDKVLLYGEDGSKFIITVEANKKKGTHLGHIDMEELIGKKFGEIIHIGKKRKKFFLLKPTFIDLIFSMKRKTQIIYPKDASYILFKLDVKPGDRIIDTGVGSGAMCGAFARVVGPHGKVYGYEKRKDFYALAQKNLKEWGLLENVEIKLRDIIYGFDEKEVNALLLDVPDPYNYLEKCWEALTGGGKIGIICPTTNQVQETLEKLYELPFVEIEVWENLMRKYKPVPQRLRPVDRMVAHTTYMIFATKVLEKTGGVL is encoded by the coding sequence TTGATTAAAGAAGGGGATAAAGTTTTACTTTATGGAGAAGATGGCAGTAAATTTATTATAACAGTAGAAGCCAACAAAAAAAAGGGAACACACTTAGGACATATTGATATGGAGGAGCTTATTGGAAAAAAATTTGGAGAAATCATTCATATTGGGAAAAAAAGAAAGAAATTTTTTCTTTTAAAGCCGACATTCATAGACCTTATATTTTCTATGAAAAGGAAAACTCAGATAATTTATCCAAAAGATGCCTCTTATATCCTTTTTAAGCTCGATGTAAAGCCAGGCGATAGAATAATTGATACAGGAGTAGGCAGTGGCGCAATGTGTGGGGCTTTTGCAAGAGTAGTAGGACCACACGGAAAGGTGTATGGCTACGAAAAAAGGAAAGATTTTTACGCACTTGCGCAAAAAAATTTAAAAGAATGGGGATTGCTTGAAAACGTTGAAATCAAATTGAGAGACATAATATATGGTTTCGATGAAAAAGAAGTCAACGCATTACTTCTTGACGTACCTGATCCTTATAATTATCTTGAAAAGTGCTGGGAAGCTCTTACCGGTGGAGGAAAAATTGGGATAATTTGCCCTACAACAAATCAAGTTCAGGAAACGCTGGAAAAACTTTATGAACTTCCTTTCGTGGAAATTGAAGTGTGGGAAAATTTAATGCGAAAATACAAGCCTGTTCCACAAAGACTTCGACCAGTTGACCGAATGGTTGCCCACACTACATATATGATTTTCGCTACAAAAGTTTTAGAGAAAACTGGAGGTGTTTTATAA
- the hslV gene encoding ATP-dependent protease subunit HslV, with the protein MIDSFKQDWHSTTVVCVRRNGKVAMISDGQVTYGNTILKGNAKKVRKMGDGKVLAGFAGSVADAMALFDRFEAKYREWGGNLLKAAVELAKDWRMDKILRRLEALLLVADREYTFIISGTGEVIQPEDDIAAIGSGSPYALAAGRALLRYTDLDAKTLALESIKIASEICIYTNNNFTIEEL; encoded by the coding sequence ATGATTGATTCGTTTAAACAGGACTGGCATTCTACAACTGTAGTATGTGTCAGAAGAAATGGAAAAGTAGCTATGATTTCTGATGGACAGGTAACATACGGTAACACCATTTTAAAAGGAAATGCAAAAAAGGTTAGAAAAATGGGAGACGGAAAAGTTTTAGCTGGATTTGCAGGTTCAGTTGCTGATGCTATGGCTCTTTTTGATAGATTTGAAGCAAAATACAGAGAGTGGGGCGGAAATCTCCTGAAAGCTGCCGTGGAACTTGCCAAAGATTGGAGAATGGATAAAATATTGAGAAGATTAGAAGCGCTACTGTTAGTAGCTGACAGAGAATACACTTTTATAATTTCAGGAACTGGTGAGGTTATTCAACCAGAAGATGATATAGCCGCAATAGGCTCCGGTTCTCCATATGCTCTGGCTGCTGGAAGAGCATTACTTAGATACACCGATTTAGACGCAAAAACATTAGCTCTTGAATCAATAAAAATTGCAAGTGAAATCTGCATATATACCAATAACAATTTTACGATCGAGGAGTTATAA
- a CDS encoding S41 family peptidase: MTSKKRFIGIMSIILTVILGSLILTGASEKAFQNNLAPIAETLYYIMNYYYGSDNLDVNKVVDYGIDGLIKGLGDDFSYYYNQQAYEEQSIDTKGEYGGLGIEVTYDSEYKAIKVISPMYGTPAWKAGLKSGDLIIEVDGTPVKNISYMEAINMMRGEPGTKVKLTILRGEETLTFEITREKIHLIPVKYGFIESDIGRIGYVRLTKFNEPATKELEKVLKTVYEKGIVALIFDLRNNPGGLLDTAVDVASMFLDANKLIVTVKPKVGAEERYVSKGNNFPEVPLVLLVNEGSASASEIVTAALKENNRAIVIGKKTFGKGSVQRGFPLSNGGVAFLTIAHYQTPSGKDIHKVGIEPNIWITSDATENNHKQEVVEYTKTHISVNVDDPYIKEALKYLIENR; this comes from the coding sequence ATGACTTCTAAAAAAAGATTTATAGGCATAATGAGCATTATTTTAACTGTAATTCTTGGAAGCCTCATACTTACCGGAGCAAGTGAAAAAGCGTTTCAAAATAATTTGGCTCCTATTGCGGAAACTCTATACTACATAATGAACTATTATTACGGAAGCGATAATTTGGATGTAAATAAAGTTGTTGACTATGGAATAGATGGGTTAATAAAAGGATTAGGAGATGATTTCAGTTATTATTACAACCAGCAGGCCTATGAAGAACAATCAATTGATACAAAGGGAGAATATGGAGGACTCGGTATTGAGGTAACGTATGATTCTGAATACAAAGCAATTAAAGTAATAAGTCCCATGTACGGAACACCAGCCTGGAAAGCCGGTCTTAAAAGCGGAGACTTAATAATAGAAGTTGATGGAACACCTGTAAAAAATATTTCCTATATGGAAGCAATTAATATGATGAGAGGGGAACCTGGAACCAAAGTAAAGCTCACTATACTTCGTGGAGAAGAAACACTTACGTTTGAAATAACTCGCGAAAAAATTCATTTAATTCCCGTAAAATATGGTTTTATAGAAAGCGATATTGGTAGAATTGGATATGTAAGATTAACAAAATTCAACGAACCTGCTACAAAAGAACTGGAAAAAGTGCTAAAAACCGTTTATGAAAAGGGAATCGTTGCACTGATATTTGACCTTCGAAATAATCCCGGAGGTCTTTTAGATACAGCAGTTGATGTGGCAAGCATGTTTCTTGATGCAAATAAACTGATAGTCACTGTAAAGCCAAAAGTAGGTGCTGAAGAAAGATATGTGAGCAAAGGAAATAACTTCCCGGAGGTACCTTTGGTTTTACTCGTCAACGAAGGTTCAGCTTCAGCTTCTGAAATTGTTACCGCAGCGCTCAAAGAAAACAACAGAGCAATAGTTATAGGTAAAAAAACATTTGGTAAAGGTTCAGTTCAAAGAGGCTTCCCGTTAAGTAACGGCGGTGTGGCATTTTTAACAATTGCACATTATCAAACACCAAGCGGGAAGGATATTCACAAAGTCGGAATAGAACCAAACATATGGATAACTTCAGATGCTACTGAAAACAACCACAAGCAAGAAGTTGTTGAGTACACAAAAACTCATATAAGTGTTAATGTCGACGATCCTTACATTAAGGAAGCCTTAAAATATTTAATTGAAAATCGTTAA
- the trmFO gene encoding methylenetetrahydrofolate--tRNA-(uracil(54)-C(5))-methyltransferase (FADH(2)-oxidizing) TrmFO, with protein MNLEVNIIGAGLAGVEVAWQLSKYNNIEIKLFEQKPVKFSPVHSSENFAELVCSNSLKSEKLENAEGVLKAEMEMLDSLVIKCAKKTRIPAGKALAVDRKLFSECITNKIKLLPNVEIIRKEITEIDLSNPSKIWVIATGPTTDGKLAEWLSKITNGFLNFFDAVSPIISAESINYDICFFGDRYGVGTGDYINCPLTKKEYERFYNALISSQIVKIEGFDRKLLFERCQPIEEIAKTGIDSLRYGPMKPVGITDPKSGKKPYAVVQLRKENEEGTMYNIVGFQTRLKWKEQSRIIKMIPGLENAEILRYGVMHRNTYIDSPHVLDKFLRHKKYKNLFFAGQITGVEGYAESAATGIYVGINIRRILTGEKMLPFPKKTMIGALLDYITSAKELKPMYANFGLLPLEKIIKNKNDRRKYLSNRCLEIMRNFVKNELCI; from the coding sequence TTGAATCTTGAAGTAAATATCATTGGAGCTGGTTTAGCTGGGGTGGAAGTAGCCTGGCAACTATCTAAATACAACAATATTGAAATTAAACTTTTTGAGCAAAAACCTGTAAAATTTTCACCGGTTCACAGTTCTGAAAATTTCGCAGAACTTGTATGCAGCAATTCGTTAAAATCTGAAAAGTTAGAAAATGCAGAAGGCGTTTTAAAAGCTGAAATGGAAATGCTGGATTCTTTAGTAATAAAATGCGCTAAAAAAACAAGAATCCCAGCTGGTAAAGCCTTAGCTGTTGATAGAAAATTATTTTCAGAATGCATAACAAATAAAATAAAACTCTTACCAAACGTTGAAATCATTAGAAAAGAGATTACAGAAATCGACTTATCCAATCCCAGCAAAATATGGGTTATCGCTACAGGTCCTACTACCGATGGAAAATTAGCAGAATGGCTCTCTAAAATAACCAATGGTTTTCTAAATTTTTTCGACGCTGTATCCCCTATAATTTCTGCAGAAAGCATAAACTATGACATTTGCTTCTTTGGCGATAGGTATGGAGTCGGAACAGGTGATTATATAAATTGCCCCTTAACAAAAAAGGAATACGAGAGATTTTATAATGCTCTTATATCTTCTCAAATTGTAAAAATAGAGGGGTTTGATAGAAAGCTTTTGTTCGAAAGATGTCAACCAATAGAGGAAATTGCAAAGACTGGGATAGATTCACTTAGATACGGACCAATGAAACCAGTGGGAATAACAGACCCTAAAAGTGGTAAGAAACCGTACGCAGTTGTTCAACTAAGAAAAGAAAATGAAGAAGGAACAATGTACAATATAGTTGGATTCCAAACAAGGCTCAAATGGAAAGAACAATCCAGAATCATTAAAATGATCCCGGGACTTGAGAATGCTGAGATTTTACGCTATGGTGTAATGCATAGAAACACCTATATCGATTCACCACACGTTTTAGACAAATTTTTGAGACACAAAAAATACAAAAACCTTTTCTTTGCAGGACAAATTACAGGGGTAGAAGGATACGCAGAATCAGCAGCAACAGGCATTTATGTTGGAATAAACATACGAAGAATTTTAACAGGTGAAAAAATGTTACCTTTTCCAAAAAAGACCATGATTGGCGCATTGTTAGATTACATAACATCTGCAAAAGAATTAAAACCCATGTATGCTAATTTTGGCCTTCTTCCTCTGGAAAAAATTATAAAAAACAAAAATGATAGAAGAAAATATTTGTCTAATCGTTGCCTGGAGATAATGAGAAACTTTGTGAAAAATGAACTTTGTATATAA